In Siniperca chuatsi isolate FFG_IHB_CAS linkage group LG20, ASM2008510v1, whole genome shotgun sequence, the following proteins share a genomic window:
- the tvp23b gene encoding Golgi apparatus membrane protein TVP23 homolog B has product MLAEDTNDEDVSLFDAEEDAGKKKKTNIKHPVASFFHLFFRVSAIVVYLLCEIFSRSFIACMVTIILLLSCDFWAVKNITGRLMVGLRWWNQVDDDGRSHWVFESRKGTGKHQASNSESRIFWLGLIICPVLWVIFAFSTLFSFKIKWVPVVIMGVVLQGANLYGYVRCKVGGKTSLKNMATNYFGRQFLKQALSKEEET; this is encoded by the exons ATGCTAGCAGAA GATACCAACGACGAAGACGTGTCTCTGTTTGATGCGGAGGAGGatgcagggaagaagaagaagaccaaCATTAA GCATCCAGTGGCCTCCTTCTTCCACCTCTTCTTCAGAGTTAGTGCCATCGTCGTGTACCTGCTCTGCGAGATTTTCAGTAGAAGTTTCATCGCCTGCATGGTTACAATAATCCTTCTGCTCTCGTGTGACTTCTGGGCAGTAAAG AACATCACTGGGAGATTGATGGTTGGTCTAAGGTGGTGGAACCAGGTGGATGATGATGGCCGCAGCCACTGGGTGTTTGAGTCTAGGAAG GGTACTGGGAAGCATCAAGCGTCAAATTCTGAGTCCCGAATCTTCTGGCTCGGACTGATCATTTGTCCGGTCCTCTGGGTCATCTTTGCTTTCAGCACCCTCTTTTCCTTCAAGATTAAATGGGTG CCTGTCGTGATCATGGGTGTGGTGTTGCAAGGGGCCAACCTCTATGGTTATGTCCGGTGTAAAGTGGGAGGCAAGACCAGCCTAAAGAACATGGCTACGAATTATTTTGGTCGACAGTTCCTCAAACAG GCGCTGTCTAAAGAAGAGGAAACGTAG
- the trim16 gene encoding tripartite motif-containing protein 16 isoform X1, with protein sequence MADTAEEAALVPKQQLCGVCSGALSGDKPAACGHSVCGSCLGDKSKGCPNCLQSPDKPEPAHGPTQNGTEAEAPVIKSQDEQTHDSKTAEEIKIQEDLKESEDPKKPEEEEKKESKPQTDKEVKNGAKDEIKEEEVKVAPLGPDDVVCDSCIESPCRALKSCLTCLVSYCEAHLRPHLEKPKFHNHRLVEPLRDIERRTCESHKWPLELFCCADGCCVCQDCVTEDHRGHNTVPVVEASRQIQRELCEKQTEMVKTVTAAENAINKLQLNTVSIEQSVTEVRAVIESQFEELQALVEKAKREVTEILEVEQKQALRQAEGIRVHLEQRCTELKKTQAQMEKLSRNKNDVDFLQEYSRWKKEATDISLPGVYIGLMDRLKSFSRVIVDSTQELCAMLVSSYIEKVKETCKNDKMGIKTTVHEIVAAKQNMSIPDPVTHADFLKYATHLSFDADTAHKFLRLTEENRKVTNTTPWQHPYPDVPERFESWRQVLATDSFYLGRHYFEADISGEGTHIGLTYKSIDRKGKESNSCITGNNFSWCLQWNGRTFSTWHSGVETPLNVEKFTRIGVYLDYTRGFLAFYGVDHTMTLIHEYKAEFLEPLYPAFWLPKKENIVALVAPDEPLRLKSPSPPTSPANGAVKRQHSNDQKSVFPGSFK encoded by the exons ATGGCAGATACAGCTGAAGAAGCAGCTCTTGTCCCcaaacagcagctgtgtggCGTCTGCTCAGGTGCGCTGAGCGGAGACAAGCCGGCAGCCTGTGGTCACTCTGTCTGCGGCTCCTGTCTCGGGGACAAAAGTAAAGGCTGTCCTAACTGTCTACAGAGCCCCGACAAGCCTGAACCTGCTCACGGTCCCACACAGAACGGAACGGAGGCTGAAGCTCCTGTGATCAAGAGCCAAGATGAGCAGACTCACGACTCCAAGACGGCAGAGGAGATCAAAATCCAAGAGGATCTGAAGGAGTCTGAGGACCCCAAGAAGcccgaggaggaggagaagaaagagtcAAAACCACAGACAGATAAGGAGGTGAAAAATGGAGCAAAAGATGAGATAAAAGAAGAGGAGGTTAAGGTGGCACCTTTGGGCCCTGACGATGTGGTGTGTGACTCGTGTATCGAGAGCCCCTGCAGGGCCCTCAAGTCCTGCCTCACCTGCCTGGTGTCCTACTGCGAGGCCCACCTCCGGCCTCACCTGGAGAAACCAAAGTTTCACAACCACCGGCTGGTCGAGCCGCTCAGGGACATCGAGAGGCGGACCTGCGAGAGCCACAAATGGCCCCTGGAGCTTTTCTGCTGCGCTGACGGCTGCTGCGTCTGTCAGGACTGTGTGACGGAGGACCACAGGGGCCACAACACCGTACCTGTGGTGGAGGCTAGCAGGCAAATACAG AGGGAACTCTGTGAGAAGCAGACTGAGATGGTGAAGAcggtgacagcagcagagaacgCCATCAACAAACTTCAGCTCAACACAGTCTCTATTGAG CAATCGGTGACCGAGGTACGAGCGGTGATCGAGAGCCAGTTCGAGGAGCTGCAGGCGTTGGTGGAGAAGGCGAAGCGGGAGGTGACGGAGATCCTGGAGGTCGAGCAGAAGCAGGCGCTGAGGCAGGCCGAGGGGATCCGGGTTCACCTGGAGCAGAGGTGCACGGAGCTGAAGAAGACCCAGGCTCAGATGGAGAAGCTCTCGAGAAACAAAAACGATGTGGATTTCTTACAG GAGTATTCACGGTGGAAGAAAGAAGCCACTGATATTTCTCTGCCTGGGGTCTACATCGGCCTGATGGACCGTCTGAAATCCTTCAGCCGTGTGATCGTTGACTCCACGCAGGAGCTGTGTGCCATGCTTGTGTCTTCATACATAGAGAAAGTTAAAGAGACATGCAagaatg ACAAAATGGGAATAAAGACAACAGTTCATGAAATTGTTGCAGCAAAACAGAACATGTCTATACCAGATCCAGTGACACATGCCGACTTCCTCAAGT ATGCCACGCACCTGAGTTTCGACGCTGACACGGCTCATAAGTTCCTGCGCCTgacagaagaaaacaggaagGTGACTAACACCACACCCTGGCAGCATCCGTATCCTGATGTACCTGAGCGCTTTGAGAGCTGGCGCCAAGTCCTGGCAACAGACAGCTTCTATCTGGGGCGACACTACTTTGAGGCAGACATCAGCGGCGAGGGGACGCACATCGGCCTGACCTACAAGAGCATCGACCGCAAGGGCAAGGAGAGCAACAGCTGCATCACAGGAAACAACTTCTCCTGGTGTCTTCAGTGGAACGGCCGCACCTTCTCCACCTGGCACAGCGGCGTGGAAACCCCTCTTAATGTGGAGAAGTTCACTCGTATCGGGGTTTATTTGGACTACACGCGAGGCTTCCTTGCTTTCTACGGTGTGGATCACACCATGACGCTCATCCACGAGTACAAGGCAGAGTTCCTGGAGCCTCTTTATCCGGCTTTCTGGTTGCCCAAGAAGGAGAATATCGTGGCCTTGGTGGCACCAGATGAGCCATTACGGCTCAAAAGcccctctcctcccacctcaCCTGCAAACGGAGCTGTAAAACGGCAGCATAGCAATGATCAGAAGTCCGTTTTTCCGGGATCATTTAAGTGA
- the trim16 gene encoding tripartite motif-containing protein 16 isoform X2: MADTAEEAALVPKQQLCGVCSGALSGDKPAACGHSVCGSCLGDKSKGCPNCLQSPDKPEPAHGPTQNGTEAEAPVIKSQDEQTHDSKTAEEIKIQEDLKESEDPKKPEEEEKKESKPQTDKEVKNGAKDEIKEEEVKVAPLGPDDVVCDSCIESPCRALKSCLTCLVSYCEAHLRPHLEKPKFHNHRLVEPLRDIERRTCESHNTVPVVEASRQIQRELCEKQTEMVKTVTAAENAINKLQLNTVSIEQSVTEVRAVIESQFEELQALVEKAKREVTEILEVEQKQALRQAEGIRVHLEQRCTELKKTQAQMEKLSRNKNDVDFLQEYSRWKKEATDISLPGVYIGLMDRLKSFSRVIVDSTQELCAMLVSSYIEKVKETCKNDKMGIKTTVHEIVAAKQNMSIPDPVTHADFLKYATHLSFDADTAHKFLRLTEENRKVTNTTPWQHPYPDVPERFESWRQVLATDSFYLGRHYFEADISGEGTHIGLTYKSIDRKGKESNSCITGNNFSWCLQWNGRTFSTWHSGVETPLNVEKFTRIGVYLDYTRGFLAFYGVDHTMTLIHEYKAEFLEPLYPAFWLPKKENIVALVAPDEPLRLKSPSPPTSPANGAVKRQHSNDQKSVFPGSFK; this comes from the exons ATGGCAGATACAGCTGAAGAAGCAGCTCTTGTCCCcaaacagcagctgtgtggCGTCTGCTCAGGTGCGCTGAGCGGAGACAAGCCGGCAGCCTGTGGTCACTCTGTCTGCGGCTCCTGTCTCGGGGACAAAAGTAAAGGCTGTCCTAACTGTCTACAGAGCCCCGACAAGCCTGAACCTGCTCACGGTCCCACACAGAACGGAACGGAGGCTGAAGCTCCTGTGATCAAGAGCCAAGATGAGCAGACTCACGACTCCAAGACGGCAGAGGAGATCAAAATCCAAGAGGATCTGAAGGAGTCTGAGGACCCCAAGAAGcccgaggaggaggagaagaaagagtcAAAACCACAGACAGATAAGGAGGTGAAAAATGGAGCAAAAGATGAGATAAAAGAAGAGGAGGTTAAGGTGGCACCTTTGGGCCCTGACGATGTGGTGTGTGACTCGTGTATCGAGAGCCCCTGCAGGGCCCTCAAGTCCTGCCTCACCTGCCTGGTGTCCTACTGCGAGGCCCACCTCCGGCCTCACCTGGAGAAACCAAAGTTTCACAACCACCGGCTGGTCGAGCCGCTCAGGGACATCGAGAGGCGGACCTGCGAGAGCCACAA CACCGTACCTGTGGTGGAGGCTAGCAGGCAAATACAG AGGGAACTCTGTGAGAAGCAGACTGAGATGGTGAAGAcggtgacagcagcagagaacgCCATCAACAAACTTCAGCTCAACACAGTCTCTATTGAG CAATCGGTGACCGAGGTACGAGCGGTGATCGAGAGCCAGTTCGAGGAGCTGCAGGCGTTGGTGGAGAAGGCGAAGCGGGAGGTGACGGAGATCCTGGAGGTCGAGCAGAAGCAGGCGCTGAGGCAGGCCGAGGGGATCCGGGTTCACCTGGAGCAGAGGTGCACGGAGCTGAAGAAGACCCAGGCTCAGATGGAGAAGCTCTCGAGAAACAAAAACGATGTGGATTTCTTACAG GAGTATTCACGGTGGAAGAAAGAAGCCACTGATATTTCTCTGCCTGGGGTCTACATCGGCCTGATGGACCGTCTGAAATCCTTCAGCCGTGTGATCGTTGACTCCACGCAGGAGCTGTGTGCCATGCTTGTGTCTTCATACATAGAGAAAGTTAAAGAGACATGCAagaatg ACAAAATGGGAATAAAGACAACAGTTCATGAAATTGTTGCAGCAAAACAGAACATGTCTATACCAGATCCAGTGACACATGCCGACTTCCTCAAGT ATGCCACGCACCTGAGTTTCGACGCTGACACGGCTCATAAGTTCCTGCGCCTgacagaagaaaacaggaagGTGACTAACACCACACCCTGGCAGCATCCGTATCCTGATGTACCTGAGCGCTTTGAGAGCTGGCGCCAAGTCCTGGCAACAGACAGCTTCTATCTGGGGCGACACTACTTTGAGGCAGACATCAGCGGCGAGGGGACGCACATCGGCCTGACCTACAAGAGCATCGACCGCAAGGGCAAGGAGAGCAACAGCTGCATCACAGGAAACAACTTCTCCTGGTGTCTTCAGTGGAACGGCCGCACCTTCTCCACCTGGCACAGCGGCGTGGAAACCCCTCTTAATGTGGAGAAGTTCACTCGTATCGGGGTTTATTTGGACTACACGCGAGGCTTCCTTGCTTTCTACGGTGTGGATCACACCATGACGCTCATCCACGAGTACAAGGCAGAGTTCCTGGAGCCTCTTTATCCGGCTTTCTGGTTGCCCAAGAAGGAGAATATCGTGGCCTTGGTGGCACCAGATGAGCCATTACGGCTCAAAAGcccctctcctcccacctcaCCTGCAAACGGAGCTGTAAAACGGCAGCATAGCAATGATCAGAAGTCCGTTTTTCCGGGATCATTTAAGTGA